A single genomic interval of Danio aesculapii chromosome 5, fDanAes4.1, whole genome shotgun sequence harbors:
- the slc12a9 gene encoding solute carrier family 12 member 9 isoform X1, translated as MANEHSPLLVHGVYSMMGNAEDSRGGSAGTGEASNSKSDPRKLNTFFGVMVPTILSMFSIVLFLRTGFVVGHAGLLHGLLMLLVAYFIISLTILSICAISTNGAVEGGGAYFMISRSLGPEFGGSIGLMFYLAKVCACGVYVLGLVEAIIDVFGQDPGSAVSQGVRVLPQGYWYTVLYSSVVLLLCMLVCLVGAHIYAKASFLILLVVTVSLISIIISPLILSPQRFNITHTYGNNHSVTVNPSYTGFNSTTLKNNLGPRYSLDYSTNTMMSFATVFAVMFTSCTGIMAGANMSGELKNPSESIPKGTIMAVAYTFTVYVLLYLLLSSTCDRSLLLNDYAVFQRVNVWPPFVTIGVYCASLSAAMCSMIGASRILHALALDQLFGLPLAPAAVTSSSGNPWVSVLYTWALVQCTLFAGQLNVIAGIVTVFYLLAYAAVDLACLALEWASAPNFRPTFQFFSWHTCLLGIISCLVMMFVINPVYSSASIVLLLLLLLFLHYRSPTSSWGYISQALIFHQVRKYLLMLDSRKDHVKFWRPQVLLMVSNPRSSCQLICFVNQLKKGGLFVLGHVQIGDLDVLPADPVQPQYNFWLSLVDKLGVKAFVDLTLSPSVRQGTQHLLRITGLGGMKPNTLVLGFYDNSYPEDYFLQDPVFCKGDRTEGDNFGVDLPSLQAHFPPVRHAESPRALQPQEYVSIIQDAIKMGKNICLARYFFQLPPESKGATYMWGKDSMDTIDVWPTNLLSPGSASYADVGSLFLLQMACVLNMASGWRRARLRIFVCVESESEDQGWLAKEEQFRELLGKLRIRAAIKIVAWDNVARMVRGPNTENQTVSEDFLCAVNGLLKEHSSTAAVRFLYLPDPPSSCELSQQYLTQLDTLTRDLGPTLLIHGVTPVTCTEL; from the exons TCAGCAGGGACAGGAGAGGCGTCAAACTCCAAATCAGACCCCCGCAAACTCAACACTTTCTTTGGCGTCATGGTGCCCACCATCCTCTCCATGTTCAGTATTGTGCTCTTTCTTCGCACAG GTTTTGTTGTGGGACATGCTGGTCTTCTGCATGGTCTCCTCATGCTGTTAGTGGCTTACTTCATCATCTCATTGACAATCCTGTCTATATGTGCCATTTCAACTAATGGAGCTGTGGAAGGAGGTGGAGCCTATT TCATGATCAGTCGTTCTCTGGGTCCAGAATTTGGCGGGAGCATCGGCCTGATGTTTTACCTAGCGaaggtgtgtgcgtgtggtgtGTATGTTCTCGGTCTGGTGGAGGCCATAATTGATGTCTTCGGTCAGGATCCAG GCTCTGCTGTGTCGCAGGGGGTGCGTGTGCTGCCGCAGGGCTACTGGTACACCGTGTTGTACTCCTCTGTGGTGCTGTTGCTGTGTATGCTGGTGTGTCTGGTCGGTGCTCACATCTACGCCAAAGCCTCTTTTCTCATTCTGCTGGTGGTGACGGTGTCTCTGATCTCCATCATCATCAGTCCTCTGATACTCAGTCCACAGCGCTtcaatatcacacacacatacggcaACAACCACAGTGTCACGGTCAATCCAAGCTATACGGGCTTTAACAGCACCACTCTGAAGAACAACCTTGGAC CTCGTTACTCTTTGGACTACAGTACCAACACTATGATGTCTTTCGCCACTGTGTTTGCTGTGATGTTCACCAGCTGCACAGGCATCATGGCAGGAGCCAACATGTCGG gTGAGCTGAAGAACCCCAGTGAATCAATACCTAAAGGGACCATCATGGCGGTGGCATACACCTTCACTGTCTATGTGCTTCTCTATCTCCTGCTGAGCTCTACCTGTGACAG gtcattgttactcaatGATTACGCAGTGTTTCAGAGAGTGAACGTGTGGCCTCCATTCGTCACGATCGGTGTTTACTGCGCTTCTCTCTCAGCTGCCATGTGCTCCATGATAGGAGCCTCTCGAATCCTTCACGCTCTTGCTCTGGACCAGCTCTTTG GTCTTCCTCTGGCTCCGGCTGCTGTCACCTCCAGCTCGGGGAACCCCTGGGTCTCTGTGCTCTACACCTGGGCTCTGGTGCAG tGTACGCTGTTTGCAGGGCAGCTGAATGTGATTGCTGGTATTGTGACAGTGTTTTATCTGTTGGCGTATGCTGCGGTTGATTTGGCCTGTCTTGCTCTGGAATGGGCCTCTGCTCCAAACTTCAG GCCGACGTTCCAGTTTTTCTCCTGGCACACGTGTCTGTTGGGTATCATCAGCTGCCTGGTCATGATGTTCGTGATTAACCCCGTGTATTCCTCAGCAAGTATTGTGCTGTTGCTCCTCCTGCTGCTCTTTCTGCATTATCGCTCTCCCACCAGCAGCTGGGGCTACATCAGCCAAGCCCTCATCTTCCAtcag GTGAGGAAGTACCTTCTGATGTTGGACTCTCGTAAGGATCATGTGAAGTTCTGGCGGCCGCAGGTGTTACTGATGGTGTCGAACCCGCGCTCCTCCTGTCAGCTCATCTGCTTTGTCAACCAGCTGAAGAAAGGGGGCCTGTTTGTCCTTGGACATGTGCAGATTGGAGATCTGG ATGTGTTACCAGCAGACCCGGTGCAGCCGCAGTATAATTTCTGGTTGAGCCTTGTGGATAAGCTGGGTGTGAAGGCCTTTGTGGATCTGACTCTTTCTCCCTCGGTCAGGCAGGGCACTCAACATCTGCTCCGCATCACTGGACTTG GAGGAATGAAGCCTAATACCTTGGTGTTGGGTTTTTATGACAACTCCTACCCAGAGGACTACTTCCTCCAGGACCCTGTCTTTTGCAAGGGCGACAGAACTGAAGGTGATAATTTCGGTGTGGACCTTCCATCCCTCCAGGCTCATTTTCCACCGGTACGCCATGCCGAGAGCCCTCGCGCACTGCAGCCTCAGGAGTACGTCAGCATCATTCAGGATGCCATCAAAATGGGCAAGAACATTTGTTTAGCGCGCTACTTCTTCCAGCTGCCGCCCGAGAGCAAGGGTGCAACGTACATGTGGGGAAAGGACAGCATGGACACCATCGACGTGTGGCCGACAAACCTCTTGTCTCCAGGTAGTGCCAGTTACGCTGATGTGGGTAGTCTGTTCCTACTTCAGATGGCGTGTGTGTTGAACATGGCCAGCGGGTGGCGCCGTGCAAGATTacgtatatttgtgtgtgtggagTCTGAATCGGAAGACCAGGGTTGGCTTGCCAAAGAGGAGCAGTTTAGAGAGTTGCTGGGAAAGCTGAGGATTCGTGCTGCTATTAAGATCGTGGCGTGGGATAATGTCGCACGCATGGTTAGAGGGCCAAACACAGAGAACCAAACGGTGTCAGAAGACTTCCTGTGTGCCGTGAATGGCCTTCTGAAGGAGCACAGCTCGACTGCCGCCGTACGCTTTCTGTATTTGCCCGATCCTCCGTCTAGTTGTGAGCTGTCCCAACAGTACCTGACCCAGCTAGACACGCTGACCCGAGACCTGGGCCCGACGCTCTTGATTCATGGGGTCACACCAGTTACGTGCACTGAGCTCTGA
- the slc12a9 gene encoding solute carrier family 12 member 9 isoform X2: protein MFYLAKVCACGVYVLGLVEAIIDVFGQDPGSAVSQGVRVLPQGYWYTVLYSSVVLLLCMLVCLVGAHIYAKASFLILLVVTVSLISIIISPLILSPQRFNITHTYGNNHSVTVNPSYTGFNSTTLKNNLGPRYSLDYSTNTMMSFATVFAVMFTSCTGIMAGANMSGELKNPSESIPKGTIMAVAYTFTVYVLLYLLLSSTCDRSLLLNDYAVFQRVNVWPPFVTIGVYCASLSAAMCSMIGASRILHALALDQLFGLPLAPAAVTSSSGNPWVSVLYTWALVQCTLFAGQLNVIAGIVTVFYLLAYAAVDLACLALEWASAPNFRPTFQFFSWHTCLLGIISCLVMMFVINPVYSSASIVLLLLLLLFLHYRSPTSSWGYISQALIFHQVRKYLLMLDSRKDHVKFWRPQVLLMVSNPRSSCQLICFVNQLKKGGLFVLGHVQIGDLDVLPADPVQPQYNFWLSLVDKLGVKAFVDLTLSPSVRQGTQHLLRITGLGGMKPNTLVLGFYDNSYPEDYFLQDPVFCKGDRTEGDNFGVDLPSLQAHFPPVRHAESPRALQPQEYVSIIQDAIKMGKNICLARYFFQLPPESKGATYMWGKDSMDTIDVWPTNLLSPGSASYADVGSLFLLQMACVLNMASGWRRARLRIFVCVESESEDQGWLAKEEQFRELLGKLRIRAAIKIVAWDNVARMVRGPNTENQTVSEDFLCAVNGLLKEHSSTAAVRFLYLPDPPSSCELSQQYLTQLDTLTRDLGPTLLIHGVTPVTCTEL from the exons ATGTTTTACCTAGCGaaggtgtgtgcgtgtggtgtGTATGTTCTCGGTCTGGTGGAGGCCATAATTGATGTCTTCGGTCAGGATCCAG GCTCTGCTGTGTCGCAGGGGGTGCGTGTGCTGCCGCAGGGCTACTGGTACACCGTGTTGTACTCCTCTGTGGTGCTGTTGCTGTGTATGCTGGTGTGTCTGGTCGGTGCTCACATCTACGCCAAAGCCTCTTTTCTCATTCTGCTGGTGGTGACGGTGTCTCTGATCTCCATCATCATCAGTCCTCTGATACTCAGTCCACAGCGCTtcaatatcacacacacatacggcaACAACCACAGTGTCACGGTCAATCCAAGCTATACGGGCTTTAACAGCACCACTCTGAAGAACAACCTTGGAC CTCGTTACTCTTTGGACTACAGTACCAACACTATGATGTCTTTCGCCACTGTGTTTGCTGTGATGTTCACCAGCTGCACAGGCATCATGGCAGGAGCCAACATGTCGG gTGAGCTGAAGAACCCCAGTGAATCAATACCTAAAGGGACCATCATGGCGGTGGCATACACCTTCACTGTCTATGTGCTTCTCTATCTCCTGCTGAGCTCTACCTGTGACAG gtcattgttactcaatGATTACGCAGTGTTTCAGAGAGTGAACGTGTGGCCTCCATTCGTCACGATCGGTGTTTACTGCGCTTCTCTCTCAGCTGCCATGTGCTCCATGATAGGAGCCTCTCGAATCCTTCACGCTCTTGCTCTGGACCAGCTCTTTG GTCTTCCTCTGGCTCCGGCTGCTGTCACCTCCAGCTCGGGGAACCCCTGGGTCTCTGTGCTCTACACCTGGGCTCTGGTGCAG tGTACGCTGTTTGCAGGGCAGCTGAATGTGATTGCTGGTATTGTGACAGTGTTTTATCTGTTGGCGTATGCTGCGGTTGATTTGGCCTGTCTTGCTCTGGAATGGGCCTCTGCTCCAAACTTCAG GCCGACGTTCCAGTTTTTCTCCTGGCACACGTGTCTGTTGGGTATCATCAGCTGCCTGGTCATGATGTTCGTGATTAACCCCGTGTATTCCTCAGCAAGTATTGTGCTGTTGCTCCTCCTGCTGCTCTTTCTGCATTATCGCTCTCCCACCAGCAGCTGGGGCTACATCAGCCAAGCCCTCATCTTCCAtcag GTGAGGAAGTACCTTCTGATGTTGGACTCTCGTAAGGATCATGTGAAGTTCTGGCGGCCGCAGGTGTTACTGATGGTGTCGAACCCGCGCTCCTCCTGTCAGCTCATCTGCTTTGTCAACCAGCTGAAGAAAGGGGGCCTGTTTGTCCTTGGACATGTGCAGATTGGAGATCTGG ATGTGTTACCAGCAGACCCGGTGCAGCCGCAGTATAATTTCTGGTTGAGCCTTGTGGATAAGCTGGGTGTGAAGGCCTTTGTGGATCTGACTCTTTCTCCCTCGGTCAGGCAGGGCACTCAACATCTGCTCCGCATCACTGGACTTG GAGGAATGAAGCCTAATACCTTGGTGTTGGGTTTTTATGACAACTCCTACCCAGAGGACTACTTCCTCCAGGACCCTGTCTTTTGCAAGGGCGACAGAACTGAAGGTGATAATTTCGGTGTGGACCTTCCATCCCTCCAGGCTCATTTTCCACCGGTACGCCATGCCGAGAGCCCTCGCGCACTGCAGCCTCAGGAGTACGTCAGCATCATTCAGGATGCCATCAAAATGGGCAAGAACATTTGTTTAGCGCGCTACTTCTTCCAGCTGCCGCCCGAGAGCAAGGGTGCAACGTACATGTGGGGAAAGGACAGCATGGACACCATCGACGTGTGGCCGACAAACCTCTTGTCTCCAGGTAGTGCCAGTTACGCTGATGTGGGTAGTCTGTTCCTACTTCAGATGGCGTGTGTGTTGAACATGGCCAGCGGGTGGCGCCGTGCAAGATTacgtatatttgtgtgtgtggagTCTGAATCGGAAGACCAGGGTTGGCTTGCCAAAGAGGAGCAGTTTAGAGAGTTGCTGGGAAAGCTGAGGATTCGTGCTGCTATTAAGATCGTGGCGTGGGATAATGTCGCACGCATGGTTAGAGGGCCAAACACAGAGAACCAAACGGTGTCAGAAGACTTCCTGTGTGCCGTGAATGGCCTTCTGAAGGAGCACAGCTCGACTGCCGCCGTACGCTTTCTGTATTTGCCCGATCCTCCGTCTAGTTGTGAGCTGTCCCAACAGTACCTGACCCAGCTAGACACGCTGACCCGAGACCTGGGCCCGACGCTCTTGATTCATGGGGTCACACCAGTTACGTGCACTGAGCTCTGA